In Mus musculus strain C57BL/6J chromosome 1, GRCm38.p6 C57BL/6J, a single genomic region encodes these proteins:
- the Cops7b gene encoding COP9 signalosome complex subunit 7b isoform b (isoform b is encoded by transcript variant 3) gives MRNLRELEDLIIEAVYTDIIQGKLDQRNQLLEVDFCIGRDIRKKDINNIVKTLHEWCDGCEAVLLGIEQQVLRANQYKENHHRTQQQVEAEVSNIKKTLKATASSSAQEMEQQLAERECPPHTEQRQPTKKMSKVKGLVSSRH, from the exons ATGAGGAATCTCAGGGAACTAGAAGACCTTATCATTGAGGCTGTCTACACTGACATCATCCAGGGCAAACTGGACCAGCGAAATCAGCTCCTGGAAGTGGATTTCTGCATTGGCCGTGACATCCGGAAGAAAGATATCAATAACATTGTCAAGACCTTGCATGAGTG GTGTGACGGCTGTGAGGCAGTTCTCTTGGGCATTGAGCAGCAGGTTCTGAGAGCCAACCAGTACAAAGAGAACCACCACCGGACTCAGCAGCAGGTGGAAGCCGAG GTTAGCAACATTAAGAAGACACTCAAAGCAACAGCATCCTCCTCAGCTCAGGAAATGGAGCAGCAGCTGGCTGAACGGGAGTGTCCCCCCCATACTGAGCAGAGGCAACCCACTAAGAAGATGTCCAAAGTGAAAGGTCTGGTCTCCAGCCGCCACTAG
- the Cops7b gene encoding COP9 signalosome complex subunit 7b isoform X1, producing MGLVSESCYLKPSRKVFFYPGDVTTHRQLTSVYMELRSLQTMLAEGANAAYLQLLNLFAYGTYPDYIANKESLPELSVAQQNKLKHLTIVSLASRMKCIPYSVLLKDLEMRNLRELEDLIIEAVYTDIIQGKLDQRNQLLEVDFCIGRDIRKKDINNIVKTLHEWCDGCEAVLLGIEQQVLRANQYKENHHRTQQQVEAEVSNIKKTLKATASSSAQEMEQQLAERECPPHTEQRQPTKKMSKVKGLVSSRH from the exons ATGGGGTTGGTTTCTGAATCCTGTTACTTGAAACCCAGCAGGAAGGTCTTCTTTTACCCCGGAGACGTGACAACCCACCGACAGTTAACTTCTGTTTACATGGAACTCAGGAGTCTGCAAACCATG CTTGCAGAAGGAGCTAATGCTGCGTATTTGCAGTTGCTGAACCTGTTTGCCTATGGTACATACCCGGATTACATAG CCAACAAGGAGAGCCTGCCAGAACTGAGTGTGGCTCAGCAGAACAAGCTGAAGCATCTTACCATCGTGAGCTTGGCATCAAGAATGAAG TGTATCCCCTACTCTGTGCTGCTGAAAGACCTGGAGATGAGGAATCTCAGGGAACTAGAAGACCTTATCATTGAGGCTGTCTACACTGACATCATCCAGGGCAAACTGGACCAGCGAAATCAGCTCCTGGAAGTGGATTTCTGCATTGGCCGTGACATCCGGAAGAAAGATATCAATAACATTGTCAAGACCTTGCATGAGTG GTGTGACGGCTGTGAGGCAGTTCTCTTGGGCATTGAGCAGCAGGTTCTGAGAGCCAACCAGTACAAAGAGAACCACCACCGGACTCAGCAGCAGGTGGAAGCCGAG GTTAGCAACATTAAGAAGACACTCAAAGCAACAGCATCCTCCTCAGCTCAGGAAATGGAGCAGCAGCTGGCTGAACGGGAGTGTCCCCCCCATACTGAGCAGAGGCAACCCACTAAGAAGATGTCCAAAGTGAAAGGTCTGGTCTCCAGCCGCCACTAG
- the Cops7b gene encoding COP9 signalosome complex subunit 7b isoform a (isoform a is encoded by transcript variant 2) produces MAGEQKPSSNLLEQFILLAKGTSGSALTTLISQVLEAPGVYVFGELLELANVQELAEGANAAYLQLLNLFAYGTYPDYIANKESLPELSVAQQNKLKHLTIVSLASRMKCIPYSVLLKDLEMRNLRELEDLIIEAVYTDIIQGKLDQRNQLLEVDFCIGRDIRKKDINNIVKTLHEWCDGCEAVLLGIEQQVLRANQYKENHHRTQQQVEAEVSNIKKTLKATASSSAQEMEQQLAERECPPHTEQRQPTKKMSKVKGLVSSRH; encoded by the exons ATGGCAGGTGAACAGAAACCCTCAAGTAACCTCTTGGAGCAGTTCATTTTATTAGCCAAAGGTACCAGTGGCTCAGCCCTCACCACTCTCATAAGCCAGGTGCTAGAGGCTCCTGGAGTTTATGTTTTTGGAGAACTGCTGGAGTTGGCCAATGTTCAGGAG CTTGCAGAAGGAGCTAATGCTGCGTATTTGCAGTTGCTGAACCTGTTTGCCTATGGTACATACCCGGATTACATAG CCAACAAGGAGAGCCTGCCAGAACTGAGTGTGGCTCAGCAGAACAAGCTGAAGCATCTTACCATCGTGAGCTTGGCATCAAGAATGAAG TGTATCCCCTACTCTGTGCTGCTGAAAGACCTGGAGATGAGGAATCTCAGGGAACTAGAAGACCTTATCATTGAGGCTGTCTACACTGACATCATCCAGGGCAAACTGGACCAGCGAAATCAGCTCCTGGAAGTGGATTTCTGCATTGGCCGTGACATCCGGAAGAAAGATATCAATAACATTGTCAAGACCTTGCATGAGTG GTGTGACGGCTGTGAGGCAGTTCTCTTGGGCATTGAGCAGCAGGTTCTGAGAGCCAACCAGTACAAAGAGAACCACCACCGGACTCAGCAGCAGGTGGAAGCCGAG GTTAGCAACATTAAGAAGACACTCAAAGCAACAGCATCCTCCTCAGCTCAGGAAATGGAGCAGCAGCTGGCTGAACGGGAGTGTCCCCCCCATACTGAGCAGAGGCAACCCACTAAGAAGATGTCCAAAGTGAAAGGTCTGGTCTCCAGCCGCCACTAG